In a single window of the Dinghuibacter silviterrae genome:
- the accD gene encoding acetyl-CoA carboxylase, carboxyltransferase subunit beta, producing the protein MSQHEEDFEVNLTGEEGQSEESKTRWFKRIKKGIQTSTAEKKEVPEGLWTKCPQCKYTCTMIELRESWFVCPQCNYHHRIGSAEYFELLFDNKEYTELFADIRSKDFLGFTDLKPYSKRLEEVWRKTDLKDSIRVATGKMACEGIVVACMDFEFIGGSLGSVMGEKIARSVDYCLHHRLPLLIISKSGGARMMESAFSLMQMAKTIGKLTQLAEAKLPYISLMTDPTFGGVTASFAMMGDLNIAEPGALIGFAGPRVIKETIRKELPEGFQRSEFVLEHGFLDFIVDRKVMKERIAEALMLFAH; encoded by the coding sequence ATGTCCCAACATGAGGAGGATTTCGAAGTAAACCTTACCGGAGAGGAAGGCCAGTCTGAAGAATCGAAGACCCGATGGTTTAAGCGGATCAAGAAGGGGATCCAGACCAGCACCGCAGAGAAAAAGGAAGTGCCGGAGGGATTGTGGACGAAATGTCCGCAGTGTAAGTATACCTGCACGATGATCGAACTGAGGGAAAGCTGGTTCGTTTGTCCGCAATGCAACTACCACCATCGCATCGGCAGCGCCGAATATTTCGAGCTGTTGTTCGACAACAAGGAATATACAGAACTTTTCGCGGACATCCGCTCCAAGGACTTCCTGGGTTTTACGGACCTCAAACCTTATAGCAAGCGCCTGGAGGAGGTGTGGCGTAAAACAGACCTCAAGGACTCCATACGCGTTGCCACGGGCAAAATGGCGTGTGAAGGAATTGTTGTGGCCTGTATGGACTTCGAGTTCATCGGGGGCTCCCTGGGCAGCGTGATGGGGGAAAAGATCGCCCGTTCCGTGGATTACTGCCTGCACCACCGTCTTCCGCTGCTGATCATCTCCAAATCCGGGGGCGCCCGTATGATGGAAAGCGCTTTTTCCCTGATGCAAATGGCCAAAACCATCGGTAAGCTGACCCAGCTGGCGGAAGCAAAGCTCCCCTACATCTCCCTGATGACGGATCCCACCTTTGGGGGCGTCACCGCCTCGTTTGCAATGATGGGCGACCTTAACATCGCGGAACCCGGCGCCCTGATCGGCTTTGCGGGCCCCCGGGTCATCAAGGAAACGATCCGCAAGGAACTTCCCGAAGGTTTTCAACGAAGCGAGTTCGTCCTGGAACACGGCTTCCTGGATTTCATCGTGGACCGCAAGGTGATGAAGGAGCGGATTGCTGAGGCGCTGATGTTGTTCGCGCACTAG
- a CDS encoding transglutaminase-like domain-containing protein, giving the protein MKATNSLYENTKVFLSEIFGFLALLPLGLLINRFLPNVQIHHFVVTMIFSFLVALVVIRIMIDLFRPLVIPATLLLFSVLVYNQLSGGYTLVNAVHDYSHYVTGNWNARDQKEISSLNVVPDLWGDSRTQLADTLRSRATITDPMVRNFAVKHSLESFDNAFPKYQMVARELSLFKYINHNFKYVPDPKDNEYYATPKETILNGLGGDCDDHAILMGSCMEAIGAQARLVVIKGHMYPELYVGNKADFDTFQQAVRTLFADEHVDRIFYHAHNGEYWVNLDYSAPYPGGPYLNNEVYLVANL; this is encoded by the coding sequence ATGAAAGCGACAAATTCCCTCTACGAAAACACTAAAGTCTTTCTTTCGGAAATATTCGGTTTCCTCGCCCTCCTTCCTTTGGGCCTGTTAATCAATCGGTTTTTACCCAATGTTCAGATCCACCACTTCGTGGTGACCATGATTTTTTCCTTCCTGGTGGCCCTGGTCGTCATCCGGATCATGATCGATCTGTTCCGCCCGTTGGTGATCCCCGCCACCCTTTTACTTTTCTCCGTATTGGTATACAATCAGTTATCTGGGGGCTACACCCTCGTTAACGCGGTCCATGACTATAGCCACTATGTGACAGGCAATTGGAACGCCCGCGACCAAAAAGAAATTTCTTCTTTGAATGTCGTTCCGGACCTCTGGGGTGACAGCCGCACCCAACTGGCCGACACCCTGCGTTCCAGGGCTACCATTACCGATCCCATGGTCCGCAATTTCGCCGTAAAGCATTCGCTGGAAAGCTTTGACAATGCTTTTCCCAAATACCAGATGGTGGCCCGGGAGCTCTCCCTTTTTAAATACATCAACCACAACTTCAAATACGTCCCCGATCCGAAGGACAACGAATACTACGCCACCCCGAAAGAAACCATCCTGAACGGGTTGGGTGGGGACTGCGACGACCACGCCATCCTGATGGGCTCCTGTATGGAAGCCATCGGCGCCCAAGCCCGGCTGGTGGTAATTAAAGGCCACATGTACCCTGAACTGTATGTAGGGAATAAGGCCGACTTCGATACCTTCCAACAAGCCGTGCGGACCCTGTTCGCCGACGAGCACGTGGATCGTATCTTCTACCACGCCCACAACGGGGAATACTGGGTCAACCTGGACTACTCCGCTCCTTATCCCGGTGGTCCTTACCTGAACAACGAAGTTTATTTGGTCGCCAACCTTTAA
- a CDS encoding class I fructose-bisphosphate aldolase, giving the protein MSFSKISELLGEKAAYLLDHKCTTVPKEGLHLPSPDHVERIWTNSDRNNQTLRSLQILLDHGRLGGSGYLSIFPVDQGIEHSGGSAFAPNPMYFDPENIIRLAVEAGCSAVASTFGVLGIMSRKYAHRIPFVVKINHNEFLSYPNRYDQTLFGTVRSAWNMGAVAVGATIYWGSAESDRQLKEIGEAFELAHELGMATILWCYTRNAAFKVDGVDYHTSADLTGQANHLGVTLRADIIKQKLPTNNGGYLALKFGKTSPLVYEKLTTDHPIDLCRYQVLNCYSGRVGLINSGGESKGASDMAEAVTAAVVNKRAGGMGMIMGRKAFQRPFNEGVDIIQAVQDVYLEKKVTVA; this is encoded by the coding sequence ATGTCGTTCTCTAAAATTTCAGAATTATTGGGAGAAAAAGCAGCCTACCTGCTGGATCATAAGTGTACAACCGTTCCAAAAGAAGGTCTGCACCTGCCTTCTCCCGACCATGTAGAAAGAATTTGGACCAACAGCGACCGCAATAACCAGACCCTGCGCAGCCTCCAGATCCTGCTGGACCACGGCCGCCTGGGCGGGAGCGGCTATTTGTCCATCTTCCCGGTAGACCAGGGCATAGAGCACAGCGGCGGTTCCGCCTTTGCCCCCAATCCGATGTATTTCGACCCGGAAAATATCATCCGGCTGGCCGTGGAAGCGGGTTGCAGCGCCGTGGCCTCGACCTTTGGCGTGTTGGGCATCATGAGCCGGAAGTATGCGCACCGCATCCCTTTTGTGGTGAAGATCAACCACAATGAATTTTTGAGTTACCCTAACCGTTACGATCAAACGCTTTTCGGGACCGTACGCAGCGCCTGGAACATGGGCGCCGTTGCGGTGGGCGCGACCATTTATTGGGGCAGTGCCGAGAGCGACCGTCAGCTCAAAGAGATCGGGGAAGCCTTCGAACTGGCCCACGAGCTGGGCATGGCGACCATCCTCTGGTGTTATACGCGTAACGCCGCCTTCAAGGTGGACGGCGTCGACTATCATACCTCAGCGGACCTCACGGGTCAGGCCAACCACCTTGGCGTGACGCTGCGGGCCGACATCATCAAACAAAAATTACCCACCAACAACGGCGGCTACCTGGCGCTCAAATTCGGCAAAACGTCTCCGTTGGTGTACGAAAAACTGACCACCGACCACCCCATCGATCTTTGCCGTTACCAGGTGCTGAACTGCTACAGCGGGCGCGTGGGCTTGATCAATTCCGGCGGGGAATCCAAGGGCGCCTCGGACATGGCGGAAGCCGTCACTGCGGCCGTCGTCAACAAACGCGCCGGCGGGATGGGCATGATCATGGGACGCAAGGCTTTCCAGCGGCCTTTCAACGAGGGTGTCGACATTATACAGGCGGTACAAGATGTGTATTTAGAGAAAAAAGTTACCGTCGCATAG
- the fbaA gene encoding class II fructose-bisphosphate aldolase, protein MAKYRAGVLFGDELSALYEDAKTGKFALPAVNVISTNTINAVLETAAKVNSPVIIQFSNGGAQFVAGKGMPNDHLQANIAGAISGALHVHNVARYYGVPVVLHTDHAAKKWLPWIDGLLKAGEEYKQKNGQPLFSSHMLDLSEEPLHENIEISTEYFKRINALGMSLEIELGVTGGEEDGVDNSGVENSKLYTQPQEVAEAYEALSKIGSLFTVAASFGNVHGVYSPGNVELRPDILRNSQTYIQEHYKTGDKPVYFVFHGGSGSPKHQITETLDYGVIKMNIDTDMQWAFWEGVLMYYKKNEGYLQGQLGNPEGAEKPNKKYYDPRVWLRKGEENFVKRLEEAFGDLNCVGRNL, encoded by the coding sequence ATGGCTAAGTACCGTGCCGGCGTCTTGTTCGGCGATGAATTAAGCGCGTTATACGAAGACGCAAAGACCGGCAAGTTCGCCTTGCCGGCCGTTAATGTGATCAGCACCAATACGATCAACGCCGTATTGGAAACCGCCGCCAAGGTGAATTCCCCGGTCATCATCCAGTTTAGTAACGGCGGAGCCCAGTTTGTGGCCGGCAAAGGTATGCCCAACGACCACCTTCAGGCCAATATCGCCGGAGCCATCAGCGGCGCCCTGCACGTACACAACGTCGCCCGCTACTACGGCGTACCCGTCGTCCTCCACACCGACCACGCCGCCAAAAAATGGCTGCCCTGGATCGACGGCCTGCTCAAAGCCGGTGAAGAATACAAACAAAAGAACGGGCAACCCCTGTTCAGCTCCCACATGCTGGACCTCAGCGAGGAGCCCCTCCACGAAAATATCGAGATCTCCACCGAATACTTCAAACGCATCAACGCCCTGGGCATGAGCCTGGAAATCGAACTCGGCGTGACCGGCGGTGAAGAAGACGGCGTTGACAACAGCGGCGTGGAAAACAGCAAGCTCTATACCCAACCCCAGGAAGTAGCCGAAGCCTACGAAGCCCTTTCCAAGATCGGCTCCCTCTTTACCGTGGCCGCCTCCTTCGGGAACGTCCACGGCGTCTACAGCCCCGGCAACGTCGAGCTGCGCCCCGACATCCTCCGCAACAGCCAGACCTACATCCAGGAACACTACAAGACCGGTGACAAACCTGTCTACTTCGTTTTCCACGGCGGCAGCGGCTCCCCCAAACACCAGATCACCGAAACCCTCGACTACGGCGTCATCAAAATGAACATCGACACCGACATGCAATGGGCGTTCTGGGAGGGGGTGCTCATGTACTACAAGAAGAATGAAGGCTATCTGCAGGGCCAGTTGGGTAACCCCGAAGGCGCGGAGAAGCCGAACAAAAAATACTATGACCCGCGCGTATGGCTGCGCAAGGGCGAGGAGAACTTCGTGAAGCGTTTGGAAGAGGCGTTCGGCGACCTGAACTGCGTCGGGCGGAACCTCTAG
- the smpB gene encoding SsrA-binding protein SmpB → MSTISNRGAYHEFFIEDTYTAGMVLAGTEVKSIREGKVSFNDSYCLFHKGELWIKSLYIAEYTFGTDNNHIATRDRKLLLHKRELDKIQAKIKEKGYTLVPLKIFFNDKSLAKMEIGLAKGKKLHDKRETLKAKDSQREMQRYLKR, encoded by the coding sequence ATGAGCACGATTTCGAACCGGGGCGCCTATCATGAATTCTTTATCGAGGATACCTATACCGCGGGCATGGTCCTTGCGGGGACCGAGGTAAAGTCCATCCGGGAGGGAAAAGTCAGCTTTAACGACAGCTATTGCCTTTTCCACAAGGGCGAGCTGTGGATCAAAAGCCTTTATATCGCCGAATATACTTTTGGTACCGACAACAACCACATCGCCACCCGGGATAGGAAGCTCCTGCTACACAAAAGGGAACTGGATAAGATCCAGGCGAAGATAAAGGAGAAGGGATACACCCTGGTTCCCCTGAAAATCTTCTTTAACGACAAAAGCCTCGCCAAGATGGAGATTGGCCTGGCCAAGGGGAAAAAGCTGCACGACAAGCGCGAGACGCTGAAGGCGAAGGACAGCCAGCGGGAAATGCAGCGTTACCTGAAGCGATAA
- the gloA2 gene encoding SMU1112c/YaeR family gloxylase I-like metalloprotein, producing MRLTGIHHIAIITAHLEASKAFYTGVLGFRIDREVYRAERDSYKIDLSLNGQYVIELFTFPGAPERPSYPEARGLRHLAFAVEDVDAAAAEITGKGVAVQPVRVDEFTGKRFTFFADPDGLPLELYEL from the coding sequence ATGCGCCTCACCGGCATCCACCATATCGCCATCATCACCGCCCACCTGGAGGCCAGCAAAGCCTTTTACACCGGCGTCCTCGGCTTCCGGATCGACCGCGAGGTCTACCGGGCCGAACGCGATTCTTATAAAATCGACTTATCTCTGAACGGGCAATACGTGATCGAACTGTTCACCTTCCCCGGCGCACCCGAGCGCCCATCCTACCCCGAGGCCCGGGGCCTGAGACACCTGGCCTTCGCAGTGGAGGATGTGGATGCAGCGGCCGCGGAAATCACCGGCAAGGGCGTTGCCGTCCAGCCGGTGCGGGTGGACGAGTTCACCGGAAAGCGGTTTACTTTTTTTGCAGATCCCGACGGCCTGCCGTTGGAATTATACGAACTATGA
- a CDS encoding DNA topoisomerase IV subunit B translates to MADNNKDLFNYTEDSIRSLDWREHIRLRPGMYIGKLGDGTSPDDGIYVLLKEVLDNCIDEHTMGYGKQVDLTIEGKTVTVRDFGRGIPLGKVVDVVSKINTGAKYDSQAFQKSVGLNGVGTKAVNALSSYFKVESIRDGKSKVAEFQRGELTKDHKEAKTNEPNGTQVTFIADETVFKNFHFVHEYLDNQLWNYCYLNAGLIIQFNGKKYVSKNGLLDLLQRKSNPDEIRYPIIHLKGNDIEVALTHNNDYGEDIYSFVNGQYTTQGGTHQQAFREGFVKTIRDFYKKDYDVQDIRQSIVAAVSVRVQEPVFESQTKTKLGSLNVFDGGPSMKNFVGDFLAKALDDYLHKNPTSADALKKRIEQSERERKELAGIKKLANERAKKANLHNKKLRDCRVHLDDEPPGRGKEEFIERQQQTTIFITEGDSASGSITKSRDVDTQAVFSLRGKPLNCYSLTKKVVYENEEFNLLQHALNIEEGLEGLRYNRIIIATDADVDGMHIRLLMMTFFLQFFPDLVKRQHVSVLETPLFRVRNKQETIYCYDEAEKQAAIKKLGGKPEITRFKGLGEISPDEFGRFIGPDMRVQPVLLEDGDHIQGLLEYYMGKNTMERQEFIINNLRVEMDAAELEEAPGK, encoded by the coding sequence ATGGCTGATAATAATAAAGACTTATTCAATTACACGGAAGACTCCATCCGGTCCCTGGACTGGAGGGAGCACATCCGTCTTCGTCCGGGGATGTATATCGGGAAGCTGGGCGACGGAACCAGCCCGGACGACGGGATTTATGTGCTCCTCAAGGAAGTGCTCGACAACTGCATCGACGAGCACACGATGGGCTATGGCAAACAGGTCGACCTGACCATTGAAGGTAAGACGGTGACCGTCAGGGACTTCGGTCGGGGTATCCCCCTGGGAAAAGTGGTCGACGTGGTCTCGAAGATCAATACCGGCGCCAAATACGACAGCCAGGCTTTCCAGAAGTCGGTGGGGCTGAACGGGGTGGGTACCAAGGCGGTGAATGCTTTGAGCAGCTATTTTAAAGTGGAGAGTATCCGGGACGGGAAGTCGAAGGTCGCCGAATTCCAAAGGGGTGAGCTGACCAAGGACCACAAGGAGGCCAAAACCAACGAGCCCAACGGTACCCAAGTCACCTTTATCGCGGACGAAACCGTATTTAAGAACTTCCACTTCGTCCACGAATACCTGGACAACCAGCTTTGGAACTATTGCTACCTGAATGCCGGGCTGATCATCCAGTTTAATGGGAAAAAATACGTCAGCAAAAACGGTCTCCTGGACCTGCTCCAGCGGAAGTCCAACCCTGACGAGATCCGTTATCCCATCATCCACCTCAAAGGGAACGACATAGAGGTGGCCCTGACCCACAACAACGACTACGGCGAAGACATCTATTCTTTTGTCAACGGTCAATACACCACCCAGGGCGGGACGCACCAGCAGGCCTTCCGGGAAGGTTTTGTAAAAACCATCCGTGATTTTTATAAAAAGGACTATGACGTCCAGGACATCCGCCAAAGCATCGTGGCGGCCGTCTCGGTCCGCGTCCAGGAACCTGTCTTCGAGTCCCAAACCAAAACAAAGCTCGGCTCCCTCAACGTTTTCGACGGCGGTCCGAGCATGAAAAACTTTGTGGGTGACTTCCTCGCAAAGGCGCTGGACGACTACCTCCACAAAAATCCCACCTCCGCCGACGCGCTCAAAAAGCGGATCGAGCAAAGCGAACGCGAACGCAAAGAGCTCGCGGGGATCAAAAAGCTCGCCAACGAGCGCGCCAAAAAGGCCAACCTCCACAACAAAAAACTGCGAGACTGCCGGGTCCACCTGGACGACGAACCCCCGGGCCGCGGCAAGGAGGAGTTCATCGAGCGCCAGCAACAAACCACCATATTTATTACTGAAGGCGACTCCGCCAGCGGGTCCATCACCAAGTCCAGGGACGTCGATACCCAGGCGGTGTTTTCGCTCCGCGGTAAACCCCTCAACTGTTACAGCCTGACCAAAAAGGTGGTCTACGAAAACGAGGAGTTTAACCTCCTGCAACACGCCCTCAACATCGAGGAGGGGCTCGAAGGGCTTCGCTACAACAGGATCATCATCGCCACCGATGCCGACGTCGACGGTATGCACATCCGTTTGCTGATGATGACCTTCTTCCTGCAATTTTTCCCCGACCTCGTCAAAAGACAACACGTGTCCGTCCTTGAAACCCCGCTTTTCCGGGTTCGCAATAAACAGGAGACCATTTATTGTTATGACGAGGCCGAAAAACAGGCCGCCATCAAAAAGCTTGGCGGCAAACCCGAGATCACCCGCTTCAAAGGCCTCGGTGAAATCTCCCCCGACGAGTTCGGCCGGTTTATCGGACCCGACATGCGCGTCCAGCCCGTCCTCCTCGAAGACGGCGACCACATCCAGGGGCTGCTCGAATATTATATGGGTAAAAACACCATGGAAAGACAGGAATTCATCATCAACAACCTCAGGGTGGAAATGGACGCGGCAGAGCTGGAGGAGGCTCCAGGCAAATAA
- a CDS encoding DUF1835 domain-containing protein translates to MIHIVFQTSDVHVLQQAMALDPDLQGDVLQIHDDLAVGPLSSLDTPDGWQTRRDWWKTVVEFTPYTEASGMSDDQMTLHKLRQVLDADPTVEVWVWMAQNAHDVCGYYWLVNRLKDYQGRVQVLYLNNLPFLTEKGTIFYPVYLFEIQPSEFRKAKRLARPITPSEFEIDPDEWARLCQEDAGVRLLEGGKKIAGRAYDHFDKDLLSNITTQWQKVSRVLGNTLHRMKVKTGDAFLLWRLRTLVASGALQMTGDLSKGWTAAEVKLPGGPAAEGEGAEGAPAAAGTASAAGPSSGAAAPPTK, encoded by the coding sequence ATGATTCATATCGTTTTCCAAACCTCCGACGTCCACGTGCTGCAACAGGCTATGGCGCTCGACCCTGACCTCCAGGGCGACGTCCTGCAGATCCATGACGACCTTGCGGTGGGACCGCTTTCCTCTTTGGATACACCCGATGGCTGGCAAACCCGCCGGGACTGGTGGAAGACCGTGGTCGAGTTCACGCCCTACACCGAGGCTTCGGGAATGTCCGACGACCAGATGACCCTCCACAAGCTGCGCCAGGTGCTGGACGCCGACCCCACGGTCGAGGTCTGGGTATGGATGGCCCAAAACGCCCACGACGTCTGCGGCTACTACTGGCTGGTGAACCGTTTGAAAGACTACCAGGGTAGGGTACAGGTGTTGTACCTGAATAACCTTCCTTTTCTCACGGAAAAAGGCACGATCTTTTACCCGGTTTACCTGTTCGAGATCCAGCCCTCCGAGTTCCGCAAGGCCAAGCGCCTCGCCCGTCCGATCACCCCCAGCGAATTCGAGATCGACCCCGACGAATGGGCACGCCTGTGCCAGGAAGACGCCGGTGTCCGTTTGCTCGAAGGCGGGAAAAAGATCGCCGGCCGCGCGTACGACCACTTTGACAAGGACCTTTTATCCAATATAACGACGCAGTGGCAGAAGGTGAGCCGCGTGCTGGGGAATACCTTGCACCGGATGAAGGTGAAGACGGGGGATGCGTTTCTCTTGTGGCGGTTGCGGACGCTCGTCGCCTCCGGGGCGCTGCAGATGACTGGGGACTTGTCCAAAGGGTGGACCGCCGCAGAAGTGAAGTTGCCCGGCGGACCGGCCGCCGAAGGCGAAGGCGCCGAGGGGGCTCCGGCTGCCGCCGGCACGGCGAGTGCCGCTGGCCCTTCCTCCGGCGCGGCCGCGCCTCCAACGAAATGA
- a CDS encoding DNA gyrase/topoisomerase IV subunit A, with protein MDNAQEDFKDKGVKGLYEHWFLDYASYVILERAVPAMEDGLKPVQRRILHAMKEMDDGRFNKVANIIGQSMQYHPHGDASIGDALVNMGQKDLMVDTQGNWGDVRTGDEAAASRYIEARLSKFAQDVAFNHKTTNWQVSYDGRKQEPVALPMKFPLLLAQGAEGIAVGLSTKILPHNFCELIDAAIKYLKGRKFELYPDFNTGGMIDVTNYNDGKRGGKVRVRAHIEEADKKTLLIKDVPYGVTTTQLIDSILKANDQGKIKIKKVRDNTAAEVEIQVELAPGISPDITTDALYAFTDCEVSISPNACVIVDEKPRFMGAHDLLTASVDHTKELLKKELEIKLRELEEKWHYTSLEKIFFEEKIYKELEKRYDTWDKVLAGIEKAFVPFAPKLKRAITREDILKLTEKPVRRIYKLDIDELDAQLKGINAEIKQVKHDLANLVDFAVAYYENLLKKYGKGRERKTEIRLFEAIQAKQVAIANAKLYVNRADGFIGSGLKKDEFISDCSDLDDIIAFTKAGKMKVVKLADKVFIGKDILHVAVFNKNDERTTYNMIYLDGASGVTYAKRFNVTGVTRDKEYDLTKGDPKSKVLYFSANPNGEAESVAILLSPNSPARNKNLEFFFEELEIKGRNVMGNQVTKYGVKSVKLKEAGKSTLSARKLWYDDTFGRLSLEEKGRYLGSFDTEDRILVVYNDGYYEIASQEPTQRFEPEKVIFIGKFNPEATITAVYLDAEKAQYNVKRFKIETTTLNSKFLFIKEGEGNEVALVTTAESPVVLIQTGKKTDPHVEKIKIAGFVDVMGWRALGNKLVDKKGVTLLWDQRSTKSDDIQAELF; from the coding sequence ATGGATAACGCACAAGAAGACTTTAAGGACAAAGGCGTGAAAGGCCTTTACGAACACTGGTTCCTGGATTACGCCTCCTACGTGATCCTGGAACGCGCCGTACCCGCGATGGAAGACGGTCTAAAACCCGTGCAGCGCCGCATCTTGCATGCGATGAAGGAGATGGACGACGGACGATTCAACAAGGTGGCCAATATCATCGGCCAAAGCATGCAATACCACCCCCACGGCGACGCCAGCATCGGTGACGCCCTGGTTAACATGGGCCAGAAGGACCTGATGGTCGACACCCAGGGCAACTGGGGAGACGTCCGTACGGGGGACGAGGCCGCGGCCTCCCGGTATATCGAGGCCCGTTTGAGCAAATTTGCGCAGGACGTGGCTTTCAACCACAAGACCACCAACTGGCAGGTCAGCTATGATGGCCGCAAACAGGAACCCGTGGCGCTGCCGATGAAGTTCCCGTTGCTGCTCGCCCAAGGGGCCGAAGGGATCGCCGTGGGTTTGTCCACGAAGATCCTTCCGCACAACTTCTGCGAGCTCATCGACGCCGCGATTAAATACCTGAAGGGGCGCAAGTTCGAACTCTACCCGGACTTCAATACCGGGGGCATGATCGACGTCACCAACTACAACGACGGCAAACGCGGCGGCAAGGTCCGGGTCCGCGCACACATAGAAGAGGCGGATAAAAAGACGCTCCTCATCAAGGACGTACCGTACGGGGTCACGACCACCCAGCTCATCGATTCCATCCTGAAGGCCAACGACCAGGGTAAGATCAAGATCAAAAAGGTGCGCGACAATACCGCGGCCGAGGTCGAGATCCAGGTCGAGCTGGCGCCCGGTATTTCCCCGGACATCACCACGGACGCCCTCTACGCCTTTACCGACTGCGAGGTCAGCATCTCCCCGAACGCCTGCGTGATCGTGGACGAGAAACCCCGCTTCATGGGCGCGCACGACCTCCTGACCGCGTCGGTGGACCACACCAAGGAACTCCTGAAAAAGGAACTGGAGATCAAGCTCCGGGAGCTGGAGGAAAAGTGGCACTATACTTCTTTGGAGAAGATATTTTTTGAGGAAAAAATATACAAGGAATTAGAAAAGCGTTACGATACCTGGGACAAAGTACTGGCGGGGATCGAGAAGGCCTTTGTTCCTTTTGCCCCCAAATTGAAACGCGCGATCACCCGCGAAGACATCCTCAAGCTGACCGAAAAGCCCGTCCGCCGGATCTACAAGCTGGATATCGACGAGCTCGACGCGCAGCTCAAGGGGATCAACGCCGAGATCAAACAGGTCAAGCACGACCTCGCCAACCTCGTCGACTTCGCCGTAGCGTATTATGAAAACCTCCTGAAAAAATACGGCAAGGGGCGCGAACGCAAAACAGAGATCCGTTTGTTCGAAGCCATCCAGGCCAAACAGGTCGCCATTGCCAACGCCAAGCTGTACGTCAACAGGGCCGACGGCTTTATCGGTTCCGGCCTCAAAAAGGACGAATTCATCAGCGACTGTTCCGACCTCGACGACATCATTGCCTTTACAAAGGCGGGCAAAATGAAGGTCGTCAAACTGGCCGACAAGGTCTTTATCGGGAAGGACATCCTCCACGTGGCCGTCTTCAATAAGAACGACGAGCGCACGACCTACAATATGATCTATCTCGACGGCGCCAGCGGCGTGACGTATGCCAAACGCTTCAACGTCACCGGTGTCACCCGGGACAAGGAATACGACCTCACGAAGGGCGATCCCAAATCCAAGGTGCTTTATTTCTCCGCCAATCCAAACGGGGAAGCCGAAAGTGTGGCCATCCTGCTCAGCCCGAACTCACCCGCCCGCAATAAGAACCTGGAATTCTTTTTCGAAGAGCTGGAGATCAAGGGCCGCAACGTGATGGGCAACCAGGTCACCAAGTACGGGGTCAAGAGCGTAAAGCTCAAGGAAGCCGGCAAGTCCACCCTGTCCGCCCGCAAGCTTTGGTACGACGACACCTTTGGGCGTCTCAGCCTTGAAGAAAAGGGCCGCTATCTTGGCAGCTTCGACACCGAAGACCGCATCCTCGTCGTCTACAACGACGGCTACTACGAGATCGCCAGCCAGGAACCCACCCAGCGCTTCGAGCCCGAAAAGGTCATCTTTATCGGCAAATTCAACCCCGAGGCCACCATTACCGCCGTCTATCTCGACGCCGAAAAGGCCCAATACAACGTCAAACGGTTCAAGATCGAAACCACCACGCTCAACAGCAAATTCCTCTTCATCAAGGAAGGCGAAGGCAACGAGGTGGCGCTCGTCACCACGGCGGAAAGCCCCGTGGTGCTGATCCAGACCGGCAAGAAAACCGACCCCCATGTCGAGAAGATCAAGATCGCCGGTTTTGTCGACGTCATGGGCTGGAGGGCCCTCGGCAACAAGCTGGTCGATAAGAAGGGCGTGACGCTGTTGTGGGACCAGCGGTCGACGAAGTCGGACGATATCCAGGCGGAACTCTTTTAA